TCCGATCTTGTCGTTCCTATCTGAAGAAGTTTATGGCTACGTTAAAGGGAATAAAGCAGAGAGTGTTTTCTTGTTGGACTTCCCTGAAGCTCCGATGGAATGGAACAATCCTTCGCTAAACCAAAAGTTTACGGGCTTGCTGAAAGTTCGTGGCGATGTGCAGAAGGTTCTTGAAAACCTTCGCGCCCAGAAAGTTATCGGGGCCAGCCTCGAAGCTTCTGTCACGATCAAGGCTGAAGGCGATCTTTTAAAAGACTTGAAGAGCTTTAAGGATTTGCGTGAGTTCCTGATTGTCTCTAAAGTAGAAGTTGTCATGGGTTCTTACGAAGTTTTGGCTGAGAAGGCTCCTGGCGAAAAATGTGTGCGTTGCTGGACTTACTCGCCTGATATCAGTCAGGCTCCGGCGACCTTGGGTGTTTGTCCGAAATGTGTTGAGGCACTAACATGATGAAGAAGAAGTATTTGTACCTGGCTGTTATTACCGGACTCCTTGTAGCTGCTGATCAGCTCGTGAAAATGTATATCCATACACAGTTTCACTTGGGTGAATCTCTCGTGGTGATCCCGAACTTCTTTAACCTAACTTACGTGCGTAATTTCGGCGCGGCTTTCGGCTTTTTAGCTGAAAGTCACCCGACCTTCCGCGAAGCTTTCTTCTTGGCGATGCCGCCGATTGCATTGGTCATCATCTTGATGATCATGCGCGGAGTGAAAGACAACGATACCAAACAGATCGTCGCATTGTCTGCGATCTTTGGTGGTGCGATCGGTAACTATGTGGACCGCTTGCGTTTCCGTTATGTCATCGACTTCTTGGATTTCCACTTGAACAACAAATACAGCTGGCCGGCATTCAATATCGCCGACAGCGCGATTGTCTGCGGTGTGGGATTACTGCTCTTCATGATGCTCATGGAGACGCGGCAGAAAAAAGCTCAAGAGAGCGCAGCGAAGGCCTAAAACCTTCGCTTTTTTTATATCTTTCGCCGACTGAATTGGTGAGAAATCTTTTTAAACGAAGAAGTAATGGAAAGAGGGCTTATGCTCTTTACGGCCCGTTTCGATATTGAAAAGACTGATCACTTCGGTTTTGACGCCTTTTTTGACGTTGAAAATTGTGAGGTCTGAATTCTCGATAATTTGGTGGAGGCCGCGGCCGGCTCCACCTTTGTTGGCGTTGAGGGATCCCGCTTTGCCTTGGTAGCAGCTCTCTAAGTAGCTGATGATGATTTCTTTTGTGAGAGCGCCGAACGGGTCTTCAACTGATACGGCGATCATTGTGCCATCAAATGCGTAGCGGAGATTCGACTCTTGGCCTTTGACGAGATTCACTTCTGTTTTGCGTGGCAAGTGATTGAAGAGGGCCTGACCCTTGCCGTCTGTTGGCGCATCGTAGATTGCGTTCATCAACATTTCTTCGGCAACGAGATAGACTCGATCCAAAATAGACGAACGGATACCACTTTGTTTGAAATGAGCGACCATGTCGTCTTTGAGTCCTTCACGTTCTTTGCTGGCTTTTACGCACTTCAACTGAACGTCGGCTCCCCAAGAAAGATACTTTTCAATACCGAAGATGTTCTTATTAAGAACTTTCGTCAGAGTCGTCAAAAGACTGCGAACCGTAAAGCTGCGGTCTTCAGGATCACGGGACATGATATTGTCGACGAAAGGAAGACCCTTCATCGTCTCGATATTTTCAGTCACATTTGGATTCGTCAGTAATACCAGGTGAGGGCTTACTTTATCCTTATGGGCTTGAACGAGAATATCCAAGAAAGTCTCTTCGCAAAGAATCGCATCGTATTTGCGCTCTTTAACGAAGTTCTGAGCTTCTTCCTTATTATTCGCGATATCCAAACGGACGCCGGTTCCACCCACGGCCATACGAGCCACGACTTGCTGTTTTTTATCGGACTCAACAAGAAGGACGTGCTTATCGCCGACCTCTTGAAGATCTGCCTGCACACGTTGAAGTTCGCGGTTTGCGATCTCAAACAAGCGCGCTTTTTCGTTGGTCTTCATCAGACGCTCAACGAGAATCGAGGAGTAAAGGCGATAAAGAAGAGCATCAAAATGATCTTTGTCTTTAGGGTGGACGTGGTCAAAGTCTGAGGCTTGAACGGTGAAGCACTCCACATCGTCCGCCGCACGAACAGATGTCGTCGCCGGATTTTCGCTGATAACGCTCATTTCACCAATAACTTCGCCGACCTGGCCTAGTTCTGCGACGACTTCGCCTGATAGAATGATTTCAACTTTGCCCGAGCGGAGGAAATAAAGAGATTGATTCGGTTGGCCCTGACGGAGAATAAATTCGCCCTTTTTAAAAGATTTGCCAGTCATCATGGTAGATACTTGCAAAAGCAAATCTTCACTGAAGCTTTTGAAGAAAGCGAACTGTTTAATTTCTCGCGCAACTTCCGCGGGATGTAATCTCATAGAAATCATTATGAATTTTGATTTCTGGGTTGACTAGTTTGCACTTGAATAATTTTGGAATTGTTTGAAAATTAAGTCCTAGGTCCATCAAGGAGTAAATTTGTACCCTATTATCCACTTAGCCGAAGGTCTGGATATTCCGACCTACTTTCTGGTCATAAGTCTGGTCGTCTCTGCCGGACTTTTTTGGATTGTTCGCCGGAGCGAAGTCTACAGCCTTCCTAAGAAAAATGTTCTGGATTTGAGTTTGTTGCTCATGTTGTCTGCCTTATTGGGTGCGCGGGTTTTCCACGTCGTTTATGAGAATTTCGATTTTTATCGCCAGTATCCGGTTCGCATTTTCTATCTTTGGGAAGGCGGCTTCGTCTTTTACGGCGGCATGATCTTGGCTTTCATCGCAACCTTCACATATCTTCACTTCATTCATGCGCCCAAAAAAGGCGACTACTTCGATGCCTTTGCTCCGGTCTTGTCCTTCACTTATGGGTTTGGCCGTGTTGGCTGTTTCATGGCTGGTTGTTGTTACGGAAAAGACTGCGATCTTCCGTGGGCTGTCGATCATCGTCACCCGACGCAGCTTTATGCCACGTTCTGGGAAATCGGCGCGATTTTACTTTTACTAGGTCTTGAAAAAATCCCTCGCAACAAACGCCCAAAAATGCTCTCCCGCCCGGGGGACTTATTTATTCTTTGGATGTTCTTGCATGCAGTTGGCCGGATTTTGATGGAGCACTATCGTGAAGACTTCCGTGGAGAAGAGATTTTCGGACTTTCTGTCTCCACAGTCTTTAGCTTTGGTTTGTTACTTGTATCAGCGGCTCTCTTAGGCGGCTTTGCGCGACGCTGGATCGTTTCCGCCCAAAACAATGGTATTCAAAAGTAAAACAGCATTTTGCATCTGTTTCGCTTGGGCTGCGATTTCTTCCGCAGTTCCAGCGATCTCTTCAGATGAAGCCGCATTGGACTGCGAAGACTGATCCAAGTTATTCATGGCTTTATTGATCTGAACAATGCCGCCACTTTGCTCTTGGCTAGTGGTTGAGATCTCCTGATTTAAATCAGCGACCTTCTTAACGGAAACGACAATCTTAGAAAGAACTTCGCCCGAACGATCGGCAATCACTGTACCGTTTTCAATTTTACTGACGCTCTCTTTGATCAGACCGGTAATATCTTTTGCAGCTTCGGCGCTCTTGTGAGCCAAAGTTCTAACGGCCTCTGCGACGACGGCAAAGCCTTTTCCTTGCTCGCCAGCACGGGCGGCTTCCACAGAGGCATTCAAGGCCAGCAAGTTTGTTTGGAAAGCAATGTCTTCGATCACAGTAATAATCTCTTCGATCTTTTTAGAAGACGCTGAGATATCATGCATTGAAGAGATTAAAGAGTGGATTTCCTTTTCACCCTCTTGGGCTGAAGTGCTCGAAGTCTGTGACAACGCAGAGGCCTGGCTTGCATGATCTGATGCCATTTTAATCATGCTGGTCATTTCTTCGAGCGATGCAGCCGTTTCTTCTAAAGAAGCAGCGGTCTCGACTGACGCTTGAGATAAGCCACTCCCTGCTTCAGACAGCTGGTTGATTGCTTGAGAAATCTGCTGACCGGATTCTTCGAGAATCTTCGCGGTTCCGCCAATGGCTGACGAAAGGCGGTGCGCAATAATCGCCATGATTGTGAATAATAGTAAGCAAGAAATCGCGCCTACACCGATCATCATTTGCGTTACGCGCGCTGTGAGCTCCTTCTGCTTAACGTTTTTTTCAGCCGACATCGTTTGGTAGTACTTGATATTCTTTTCGATAGATTTACGCAGCTCGATCGACATCTTATGCCAAGGACCGTAATCAATCAAAGTCCGCGCTTGTGCTTGTGCCTCAGGAGTCTCAGTGCCCAGCTTTGTGATCATCTCCTGAGTCGTATCGATGAACTCTTTTTTGTGTGTAGCCACATAAGAATAGTTTTCTTTCTCCTGATCATCGAAAGAGCCCGACTCATACTTGGTTTGAACTTCTTTAAACTCATCGAAAGCTGCTTGTGCCTTGCCGAGGAACTCTTTTTTTCTTGTCGCGTCCGTTGAGCCAATCGCAGCCCAGCAGAAATAGCCGATGCTCGCACGGAGCGTTGTCATACGCCCGAGGTCATCCATTGCTGGAATTACATCCGAATAGGCGTCATTCAGCATATAACTGACTTCACCTAAGCCTTTATAAGAACCGCCAACGACAATAATGAAAGCAATAACAGGCAGGAATGCGGTGAACAACAATTTGCCTTTAAGACCACGAAACCAAGAAGCACTCGAAATGTTCATTTATAGATTCTCCAGTTCATTATATGAATCGGCACGATACGTAATTTCTTGATTAAAAATCCGTCAAATAAGATCCTTTTTGTTCTATGAAAACAACATCATATGGAAATCCACCAAAAGCTTCAAAGTATCCTCAAACCTTTAACCACCACGGCGATCAGCGTGTGGATCCTTATTTTTGGCTGAAAGACGTCAAGCACCCAGAAACTAGACCTTATTTAGAGGCTGAGAATGCTCACACTGAGGCGTTCTTCGCAGACTATAAAGATTTCGAAAGTAAACTGTTCGAAGAAATGAAAGCAAGAATTGTGAAGGACGATTCTTCGCCGCCGGCAAAGAGCGATGACTATTATTACTACACCCGTACTGAAGGCGATAAAGAACAAGCCATTTATTGCCGTAGCAAAGGCTCCCCGACTAGCCCCGAAGAAATCGTTCTTGATTGCAATGAATTGGCGAAAGGCCATAAAAGTTTTTCTTTGGGCATTTACGATGTCAGTTTGAATCACGAAATTTTGGCTTATGCTTCTGATACCGATGGTTCTGAGCTTTACACTCTCTATTTCAAAGATCTTAAGAGTGGGACGCTCTATCCAGAAGTTATTAAGAATCTCTACTACAGCAGTGCCTGGGCGAAAGATAATAAAACTTTCTACTATGTGACTCAGGATGAAAACCAACGCCCTGATAAACTCTGGCGCCATACTCTCGGCACACCGGTTGAAAAAGACGAAGTGTTGTTCGAAGAAAAAGACAATCAGTACTTTATCTCTTGCGGGCTTTCAGAAAACGAGGAATATATTTTCCTCAACCGCCACAGCCATGCGACGTCTGAGTTTTATTTCATGTCCTCGAAAGACCCAAAAGCGCAGTTACAACTGTTCTCGAAGCTTGAAGAGAAAGTCGAGTACGACGTCACTCACCGCGGAAACTACTTTTACATCATGACGAACAAGGATGCACAGACCTTCAAGCTCTGCCGCACTCCTGTAGGCCGAACCTCGAGTGAAAATTGGGAGACCATCGTTGAAGCGACTCCTGAGCGTACTTTGAAATCAATTGCGGCCTTCCAGGATTTCATGATTGTTTCTGCTACCGAGCAGGCTTTGCAGACTCTTTACAAGTTTGATTACGATAGCTTTAAAATGGAACCGATCGAATTCCCGGATCCGATTTATCAGGTGGGCCTTGGTTCAAACCTCGAGTTCGCAACAGACTGGGTGCGATTGAATTACAGCTCATTAGTACAACCAAATCAGACTTACGATTTGAATATGAAAACCAAAGAGAAGATCGTGCGCAAGATTCAGAAGATTCCTTCTGGCTACGATGCGGACGAATACACCTCAGAGCGTGTGTGGGCAGTGTCTCATGACGGAATCAAGGTTCCGGTTTCTTTGGTTTATAAAAAATCTCTTCGTAAGAACGGGCCCCAGCCGACATTGCTGTATGCTTACGGCTCTTACGGTTATTCAATGCCGACAGCATTCAATGCGCAAAGAATCAGCTTGCTGGATCGTGGTTATATCTACGCCATCGCCCACATTCGCGGTGGCGCGGATATGGGACGTCAGTGGTACGAAGAAGGTAAGTTTTTGAAAAAGAAAAATACCTTCTACGATTTCATCGCAAGTGCTGAGCACTTGATTCAACACAAATACTCAAAACCAAAAACTCTGGCGATCATGGGCGGCAGTGCCGGCGGTATGTTGATGGGGGCGGTGGTGAATATGCGCCCGCAGCTTTTCAATGCGGCGTTGGCGATCGTTCCATTCGTGGATGTTCTAAATACGATGTTGGATTCGAAGCTGCCTTTGACTCAGATGGAATACCAAGAGTGGGGAAATCCTGAAGCGTCTAAAGAGTACTACGATTACATCAAGAGCTATTCACCGTATGATAACGTGAAAGCGATGGCATATCCGAACTTGTACATCAAAGCGGGTCTGAACGACCCACGCGTGACCTACTGGGAGCCTGCAAAATGGTGCGCAAAGTTGCGTGAGATGAAAACAGATCACAACGTTTTATTGCTTGAAACGGACATGCAATCAGGTCATGCGGGGGCTTCGGGACGTTTTGAATATTTAAAAGAAATTGCCCGTCAGTTCACATTTATCTTGGCAACCAGCACACCGGAACTCTGCAAGTAGCTTCGGTCAGGCAGCTCGCCCCGGCTTTGAAAGTGTCCAGACGACACTGATCGCTGGGGTAAGAGTGGCGATTTAATTCAGTCGCCACTTCCGTCGCGGTTTTTTCTAAAGAAACCCGTTCTTGATTGGAGGTGGCATATTTCTGCGATAATTGAAGAAATCCAAGACCCGCAAGTTGAATGCGCTGTTGGATCAAATCCGCGCCCAAGCTCGGCTCGAGAGTTTTAAAATATCTCGGTAAGCAGATCGACGCCGCAAAGAAATCAGCTTGGCCTTCGACGGAGGTCCATTCCGCCCCGGGAATATCCTGATAAGGCTCTCCACCAATCATATGGCCGATTTCATGACAGAGGATGAGAGCATAAATATCTTCGGTCATCTCCGGAGTGCGCACCATACCGCCGAAGATTCTGACATAAACGAAGTGTTCGTCTTGTATAGCCCCACCGCCGAAATAGGGGCTTTCCCATTGAAGCTGTATCACGAGCGGCTTTGAAGTTTTAGTGAGCACTTCATTGAAGTGTTGTAAGAAGAGTCTTGAGGAAACTTGATTGGCTTTGTCGAGGGTCACAGGGCCAAC
The sequence above is drawn from the Bdellovibrionales bacterium genome and encodes:
- a CDS encoding prolipoprotein diacylglyceryl transferase, with amino-acid sequence MYPIIHLAEGLDIPTYFLVISLVVSAGLFWIVRRSEVYSLPKKNVLDLSLLLMLSALLGARVFHVVYENFDFYRQYPVRIFYLWEGGFVFYGGMILAFIATFTYLHFIHAPKKGDYFDAFAPVLSFTYGFGRVGCFMAGCCYGKDCDLPWAVDHRHPTQLYATFWEIGAILLLLGLEKIPRNKRPKMLSRPGDLFILWMFLHAVGRILMEHYREDFRGEEIFGLSVSTVFSFGLLLVSAALLGGFARRWIVSAQNNGIQK
- a CDS encoding cyclic nucleotide-binding domain-containing protein — its product is MRLHPAEVAREIKQFAFFKSFSEDLLLQVSTMMTGKSFKKGEFILRQGQPNQSLYFLRSGKVEIILSGEVVAELGQVGEVIGEMSVISENPATTSVRAADDVECFTVQASDFDHVHPKDKDHFDALLYRLYSSILVERLMKTNEKARLFEIANRELQRVQADLQEVGDKHVLLVESDKKQQVVARMAVGGTGVRLDIANNKEEAQNFVKERKYDAILCEETFLDILVQAHKDKVSPHLVLLTNPNVTENIETMKGLPFVDNIMSRDPEDRSFTVRSLLTTLTKVLNKNIFGIEKYLSWGADVQLKCVKASKEREGLKDDMVAHFKQSGIRSSILDRVYLVAEEMLMNAIYDAPTDGKGQALFNHLPRKTEVNLVKGQESNLRYAFDGTMIAVSVEDPFGALTKEIIISYLESCYQGKAGSLNANKGGAGRGLHQIIENSDLTIFNVKKGVKTEVISLFNIETGRKEHKPSFHYFFV
- a CDS encoding MCP four helix bundle domain-containing protein; the encoded protein is MNISSASWFRGLKGKLLFTAFLPVIAFIIVVGGSYKGLGEVSYMLNDAYSDVIPAMDDLGRMTTLRASIGYFCWAAIGSTDATRKKEFLGKAQAAFDEFKEVQTKYESGSFDDQEKENYSYVATHKKEFIDTTQEMITKLGTETPEAQAQARTLIDYGPWHKMSIELRKSIEKNIKYYQTMSAEKNVKQKELTARVTQMMIGVGAISCLLLFTIMAIIAHRLSSAIGGTAKILEESGQQISQAINQLSEAGSGLSQASVETAASLEETAASLEEMTSMIKMASDHASQASALSQTSSTSAQEGEKEIHSLISSMHDISASSKKIEEIITVIEDIAFQTNLLALNASVEAARAGEQGKGFAVVAEAVRTLAHKSAEAAKDITGLIKESVSKIENGTVIADRSGEVLSKIVVSVKKVADLNQEISTTSQEQSGGIVQINKAMNNLDQSSQSNAASSEEIAGTAEEIAAQAKQMQNAVLLLNTIVLGGNDPASRKAA
- a CDS encoding S9 family peptidase; amino-acid sequence: MKTTSYGNPPKASKYPQTFNHHGDQRVDPYFWLKDVKHPETRPYLEAENAHTEAFFADYKDFESKLFEEMKARIVKDDSSPPAKSDDYYYYTRTEGDKEQAIYCRSKGSPTSPEEIVLDCNELAKGHKSFSLGIYDVSLNHEILAYASDTDGSELYTLYFKDLKSGTLYPEVIKNLYYSSAWAKDNKTFYYVTQDENQRPDKLWRHTLGTPVEKDEVLFEEKDNQYFISCGLSENEEYIFLNRHSHATSEFYFMSSKDPKAQLQLFSKLEEKVEYDVTHRGNYFYIMTNKDAQTFKLCRTPVGRTSSENWETIVEATPERTLKSIAAFQDFMIVSATEQALQTLYKFDYDSFKMEPIEFPDPIYQVGLGSNLEFATDWVRLNYSSLVQPNQTYDLNMKTKEKIVRKIQKIPSGYDADEYTSERVWAVSHDGIKVPVSLVYKKSLRKNGPQPTLLYAYGSYGYSMPTAFNAQRISLLDRGYIYAIAHIRGGADMGRQWYEEGKFLKKKNTFYDFIASAEHLIQHKYSKPKTLAIMGGSAGGMLMGAVVNMRPQLFNAALAIVPFVDVLNTMLDSKLPLTQMEYQEWGNPEASKEYYDYIKSYSPYDNVKAMAYPNLYIKAGLNDPRVTYWEPAKWCAKLREMKTDHNVLLLETDMQSGHAGASGRFEYLKEIARQFTFILATSTPELCK
- the lspA gene encoding signal peptidase II, yielding MKKKYLYLAVITGLLVAADQLVKMYIHTQFHLGESLVVIPNFFNLTYVRNFGAAFGFLAESHPTFREAFFLAMPPIALVIILMIMRGVKDNDTKQIVALSAIFGGAIGNYVDRLRFRYVIDFLDFHLNNKYSWPAFNIADSAIVCGVGLLLFMMLMETRQKKAQESAAKA